A part of Halobaculum sp. MBLA0143 genomic DNA contains:
- a CDS encoding aminodeoxychorismate/anthranilate synthase component II: MTEILVVDNYDSFAYNLVQYLGQFASVTVRRNDRIDTAGIAELDPDGIVVSPGPGTPADAGVSIPVFEELSYPTLGVCLGHQALCAAAGGNVGSAPEVVHGKPSAITHDGEGVFAGLPPEVDVGRYHSLCVAPHDVPSSLSVTARTADDRGTVMAVRSRTEPHVGVQFHPESVLTDAGERLVENFVAGCE, encoded by the coding sequence GTGACGGAGATTCTCGTCGTGGACAACTACGACTCGTTCGCGTACAACCTCGTCCAGTACCTCGGACAGTTCGCGTCCGTGACGGTCCGGCGCAACGACCGGATCGACACGGCCGGAATCGCGGAACTGGATCCGGACGGGATCGTCGTCTCCCCGGGCCCGGGAACGCCCGCGGACGCCGGGGTGTCGATCCCGGTGTTCGAGGAGCTGTCGTACCCGACACTGGGGGTGTGTCTGGGCCACCAGGCGCTGTGTGCCGCGGCCGGCGGCAACGTCGGGTCGGCGCCGGAGGTGGTCCACGGGAAGCCGTCGGCGATCACACACGACGGTGAAGGGGTGTTCGCGGGGCTCCCGCCGGAGGTCGACGTGGGGCGGTACCACTCGCTCTGTGTCGCACCCCACGACGTACCGTCGTCGCTGTCGGTGACGGCCCGGACGGCGGACGACCGCGGGACGGTGATGGCCGTCAGGAGCCGGACGGAGCCGCACGTCGGGGTGCAGTTCCACCCGGAGAGCGTGCTGACGGACGCCGGCGAACGACTCGTCGAGAACTTCGTCGCCGGCTGTGAGTGA
- a CDS encoding redoxin domain-containing protein, which yields MSDTTRGAEAAPAFELRNVGPGPDPFTPMAAAETEASLVVLFQRDYYCGNCRDQVADVADRIEEFRELDALPVSVLPESVDRTREWQAKVELPYPVLADPGGAVGDEYDQPSRFGVLGNVFDLVGRMPLAVVVRLDETGPTVTTTYPGSTPSDRPDIDELVADCRACLDED from the coding sequence GTGAGTGACACGACACGCGGGGCGGAGGCGGCGCCGGCGTTCGAGCTTCGAAACGTCGGTCCGGGTCCGGACCCGTTCACCCCGATGGCGGCCGCCGAGACGGAGGCGAGTCTCGTCGTCCTGTTCCAGCGCGACTACTACTGTGGCAACTGCCGCGACCAGGTGGCGGACGTGGCCGACAGAATCGAGGAGTTCCGCGAGCTGGACGCGCTCCCGGTGTCCGTGCTCCCGGAGTCCGTCGACCGGACGCGGGAGTGGCAGGCCAAAGTGGAGCTGCCGTACCCGGTGTTGGCGGACCCCGGCGGCGCCGTCGGCGACGAGTACGACCAACCCAGCCGCTTCGGCGTCCTCGGCAACGTCTTCGACCTCGTCGGCCGGATGCCGTTGGCGGTCGTCGTCCGTCTCGACGAGACGGGCCCGACCGTCACGACGACGTACCCCGGGTCGACGCCGTCTGACCGCCCCGACATCGACGAGTTAGTGGCCGACTGCCGGGCATGCCTGGACGAGGATTGA
- a CDS encoding prenyltransferase translates to MATDRRPGVEAGAGRDDECGDSESDGDARPDGGSVVQSRSRLVVPRALWQMLRPDQAALILFLYGVGLAAAAVTAGEPLAAHLSRAVGGLVALAATTATVHYANEYADYETDALSTGSEFSGGSGALHEYDLPRSVARWATTTTAAATLPAGLLAYSLGVPLRALAVLGVVLVGGWEYSLPPLELAWRGLGALTNALLGALLLPVYAVAVVTTPTLDHVALFVPFTVVTTLSLLTTQWPDRDGDAAVGKRTLATRLSPARLRRLFFAVAAAYPVSVATVHLTVGLPTPVLVAHLLPLPAIAWGTRTFTRQESPLPGVTAMVSTAVAVGAAWGLELLAHG, encoded by the coding sequence GTGGCGACAGACAGACGGCCAGGCGTCGAAGCCGGCGCCGGGCGTGACGACGAGTGTGGTGACAGTGAGTCGGACGGGGACGCCAGACCGGACGGAGGCAGTGTCGTCCAGAGTCGCTCGCGACTCGTGGTGCCCCGAGCACTGTGGCAGATGCTCAGGCCCGACCAGGCGGCGCTGATTCTGTTCCTCTACGGTGTCGGGCTGGCGGCGGCGGCGGTGACCGCTGGCGAGCCGTTGGCGGCTCACCTCTCCCGGGCCGTCGGCGGACTGGTCGCGCTGGCGGCGACGACGGCGACCGTCCACTACGCCAACGAGTACGCCGACTACGAGACGGACGCGCTGTCGACCGGCAGCGAGTTCTCCGGCGGCAGCGGCGCGCTCCACGAGTACGACCTCCCGCGGTCGGTTGCCCGGTGGGCGACGACCACCACCGCCGCCGCGACCCTGCCGGCTGGCCTGTTGGCGTACAGCCTGGGCGTTCCGCTCCGGGCGCTCGCGGTGTTGGGGGTCGTGTTGGTGGGGGGCTGGGAGTACTCGCTGCCCCCGTTGGAGTTGGCCTGGCGCGGCCTCGGTGCGCTCACGAACGCACTCTTGGGGGCGCTCCTGTTGCCCGTGTACGCCGTCGCCGTCGTGACGACCCCGACGCTCGACCACGTCGCCCTCTTCGTTCCGTTCACCGTGGTGACGACGCTGAGCCTCCTCACGACACAGTGGCCCGACCGCGACGGCGACGCCGCCGTCGGCAAGCGGACGCTCGCCACCCGGCTGTCGCCCGCTCGGCTCCGTCGGTTGTTCTTCGCCGTCGCGGCCGCGTACCCCGTCAGCGTCGCCACGGTCCACCTGACCGTCGGCCTCCCGACGCCCGTGCTCGTCGCCCACCTCCTGCCGCTCCCGGCCATCGCCTGGGGTACGCGGACGTTCACCCGCCAGGAGTCGCCGCTGCCGGGCGTCACCGCCATGGTGTCGACGGCGGTCGCCGTCGGGGCCGCCTGGGGTCTCGAACTGCTCGCGCACGGCTGA
- a CDS encoding DUF547 domain-containing protein: MTEGQTTATDPLAASRSFLLAVRRDEPTDEAERRLAALSESALSALSVDARTAFWLNVYNAATQTLFADRGELYERSRWRFFRADAVRVAGATLSLDDVEHGLLRAKSKYGLGYVPRLLASGFERRHALPEPDPRVHFALNCGAASCPPIAAYSRDVDAELDLAAAGYLEATVDHDPEANVVRVPALCRWFRGDFGGPAGVRELLARYDLIDEAATPTVRYLEWDWSRTPPAFRDV, from the coding sequence GTGACCGAGGGACAGACGACGGCGACGGACCCACTGGCCGCCAGCCGGTCGTTCCTGTTGGCGGTGCGACGCGACGAGCCGACCGACGAAGCGGAACGGCGGCTCGCGGCGCTGTCGGAGTCGGCGCTGTCGGCACTCTCCGTCGACGCCCGGACGGCGTTCTGGCTGAACGTGTACAACGCCGCGACCCAGACGCTGTTCGCCGACCGAGGGGAACTGTACGAACGGAGCAGGTGGCGCTTCTTCCGGGCGGACGCCGTCCGCGTCGCCGGCGCGACGCTGTCGCTGGACGACGTCGAACACGGACTGCTCCGGGCCAAGAGCAAGTACGGCCTCGGCTACGTCCCGCGACTGTTGGCGTCCGGCTTCGAGCGCCGGCACGCGCTCCCGGAGCCGGACCCGCGAGTCCACTTCGCGCTCAACTGTGGGGCCGCCTCCTGTCCCCCCATCGCGGCGTACTCGCGCGACGTGGACGCCGAGTTGGATCTGGCCGCGGCCGGCTACCTGGAGGCGACGGTAGATCACGACCCGGAGGCGAACGTCGTCAGGGTGCCGGCGCTGTGCCGGTGGTTCCGGGGTGACTTCGGCGGACCGGCCGGCGTCCGCGAACTGCTCGCTCGCTACGACCTGATCGACGAGGCGGCGACGCCGACGGTCCGGTACCTGGAGTGGGACTGGAGCCGGACGCCGCCGGCGTTCCGAGACGTGTGA
- a CDS encoding methytransferase partner Trm112, with product MKESLLDIVCCPVDKADLELEGAEHEDGEIVAGELVCVECGETYPVEDGIPNLLPPDMREEA from the coding sequence ATGAAGGAGTCGCTGCTGGACATCGTCTGTTGCCCGGTCGACAAGGCGGACCTGGAGCTGGAGGGTGCCGAACACGAGGACGGGGAGATCGTCGCCGGCGAACTCGTCTGTGTCGAGTGTGGTGAGACGTACCCCGTGGAAGACGGGATCCCGAACCTCTTGCCGCCGGACATGCGCGAGGAAGCGTAG